A single region of the Corallococcus silvisoli genome encodes:
- a CDS encoding COX15/CtaA family protein, with translation MTLPVAATRRFQWFSQGVLVYSLGVILWGAFVRATGSGAGCGDHWPVCNGEVVPRAPSLQTLIEYTHRLTSGLATVLAVALYAWGRRVFPKGHPGRRAAFWALVFMLTEGLVGAGIVLLKYVAQDARVGRAVWMGVHLTNTFLLVGAQTLVVWASKGRARMTFQGQGAVAALLGASVVGMLVLGVSGAVAALGDTLFPATSLAHGFEQDLSETAHLLLRLRVLHPVFAVGLGALLVFVGRSVARLRPSPDVRRAATLLTGVYVAQLCAGVINLVLLAPVAMQLVHLLLADCVWMCVVRLCAAGLAEDAPRLQPASAPESRAEPV, from the coding sequence ATGACCCTTCCCGTCGCCGCCACCCGCCGCTTCCAGTGGTTCAGCCAGGGCGTGCTCGTCTACAGCCTGGGCGTCATCCTCTGGGGCGCCTTCGTGCGCGCCACCGGCTCCGGAGCCGGGTGCGGCGACCACTGGCCCGTCTGCAACGGCGAGGTGGTGCCGCGCGCGCCCTCCCTCCAGACCCTCATCGAATACACCCACCGTCTCACCAGCGGCCTGGCCACGGTGCTCGCCGTCGCCCTCTACGCGTGGGGCCGGCGCGTGTTCCCCAAGGGCCACCCCGGGCGCCGCGCGGCATTCTGGGCGCTGGTGTTCATGCTCACCGAAGGCCTGGTGGGCGCCGGCATCGTGCTGCTCAAGTACGTGGCGCAGGACGCGCGCGTGGGCCGCGCGGTGTGGATGGGCGTGCACCTCACCAACACCTTCCTGCTGGTGGGCGCGCAGACCCTGGTGGTGTGGGCCTCCAAGGGGCGCGCGCGCATGACGTTCCAGGGACAGGGCGCGGTGGCCGCGCTCCTGGGCGCGAGCGTGGTCGGCATGCTGGTGCTGGGCGTCAGCGGCGCGGTGGCCGCGCTGGGCGACACGCTGTTCCCCGCCACCAGCCTCGCGCACGGCTTCGAACAGGACCTGTCGGAGACGGCGCACCTGTTGCTCCGCCTGCGCGTGCTGCACCCGGTGTTCGCGGTGGGCCTGGGCGCGCTCCTGGTGTTCGTGGGCCGGAGCGTGGCGCGGCTGAGGCCGTCCCCGGACGTGCGGCGCGCGGCCACGCTGCTCACCGGCGTGTACGTCGCGCAGCTGTGCGCGGGCGTCATCAACCTGGTGCTGCTGGCGCCGGTGGCGATGCAGCTCGTCCACCTGCTGCTCGCGGACTGCGTCTGGATGTGCGTGGTGCGGCTGTGCGCCGCGGGGCTCGCGGAGGACGCGCCGCGCCTCCAGCCCGCGTCGGCCCCCGAGTCCCGCGCGGAGCCCGTGTAG
- a CDS encoding coiled-coil domain-containing protein, with protein MPRDREAPPDSPSSHDAAERLRRLEAAIEEGRARKDAALEAWVRRMGRLPTDKERDRWEREWERGAERERQRWEKQWERESKDALRRAERQAKRDAYVAQQQAHRDAKRAEKAAREEASRNPVVGVGLLVVALACVATVVKSPQQYWWLLFVALAFFKRAAKHLRAHNNPLLTRVEEPTAPVPRRAEVPVAPVAPVDPRLTRVDAVCEKLLAELRKGPGVLQEMVRSPERTVQDLRKSCHELVRREHELRTVAPPEDVQRLAEERKKLETRWAAEEDVVVRDRLRAALQVLDEQVRQRAELTKAADRLEAEFMRLSYTLENLYAQVLRVRSADAADADVAGAGLRDSVEQLGAEVDAVTTALEEVHGAPMDGRVRTR; from the coding sequence GTGCCCCGAGACCGCGAAGCGCCGCCTGACTCCCCGTCCTCTCACGACGCGGCCGAGCGCCTGCGCCGGCTGGAGGCGGCCATCGAGGAGGGGCGGGCGCGCAAGGACGCGGCCCTGGAGGCGTGGGTGCGCCGGATGGGCCGCCTGCCCACCGACAAGGAGCGGGACCGCTGGGAGCGGGAGTGGGAGCGCGGCGCGGAGCGGGAGCGCCAGCGCTGGGAGAAGCAGTGGGAGCGCGAGTCCAAGGACGCCCTGCGTCGCGCGGAGCGGCAGGCCAAGCGCGACGCCTATGTCGCCCAGCAACAGGCGCACCGCGACGCGAAGCGCGCGGAGAAGGCTGCCCGCGAGGAGGCGTCGCGCAACCCGGTGGTGGGCGTGGGCCTGCTCGTCGTGGCGCTGGCGTGCGTGGCCACGGTGGTGAAGTCGCCGCAGCAGTACTGGTGGCTCCTGTTCGTGGCGCTCGCGTTCTTCAAGCGGGCGGCGAAACACCTGCGCGCGCACAACAACCCGCTGCTGACGCGCGTGGAGGAGCCGACCGCGCCGGTGCCGCGGCGAGCGGAGGTGCCAGTGGCGCCGGTGGCGCCGGTGGATCCTCGCCTCACGCGCGTGGACGCCGTCTGCGAGAAGCTGCTGGCGGAGCTGCGCAAGGGGCCGGGGGTGTTGCAGGAGATGGTGCGCTCGCCGGAGCGCACCGTGCAGGACCTGCGGAAGAGCTGCCATGAGCTGGTGCGCCGCGAGCACGAGCTGCGCACGGTGGCGCCGCCGGAGGACGTGCAGCGGCTGGCGGAGGAGCGCAAGAAGCTGGAGACGCGCTGGGCCGCCGAAGAGGACGTCGTGGTGCGCGACCGGCTGCGCGCGGCGTTGCAGGTGTTGGACGAGCAGGTGCGCCAGCGCGCGGAGCTGACGAAGGCGGCGGACCGGCTGGAGGCCGAGTTCATGCGGCTGTCGTACACGCTGGAGAACCTCTACGCGCAGGTGCTGCGGGTGCGCTCGGCGGACGCGGCGGACGCGGACGTGGCGGGCGCGGGCCTGCGCGACAGCGTGGAGCAGCTGGGCGCGGAGGTGGACGCCGTCACCACCGCGCTGGAAGAGGTGCACGGCGCGCCCATGGATGGCCGGGTGCGCACGCGCTGA
- a CDS encoding NAD-dependent succinate-semialdehyde dehydrogenase, which translates to MAIATISPTTGKTLRTFDALSAEQLERKLQRAADTFRAYRETSFADRARWMRRAAEILEVEADRFGRMMTEEMGKPLEAAKAESIKSATACRYYVTRAEKLLRDTPIDVDGDTAFVRYQPLGPVLAIMPWNFPFWQVVRFAAPALMAGNVGLLKHASNVPQCAIALEELFRTAGFPEGAFQSLFIETSDVNRVIEDPRVKAVTLTGSEGAGRAVGAAAGRAIKKVVLELGGSDPFIVMPSADLDKAVQTAVSARLINNGQSCIAAKRFIVAEPIAQQFERRFVERMKTMVVGDPMDPKTDVGPLATPGILQGLHAQVRDSVKAGARLLLGGEPLSGPGNFYPPTVLADPPPKAPAFHDELFGPVATLLRARDLEHAVELANATPFGLGASVWTQDANEQRRFIDGIEAGMVFVNALVASDARLPFGGVKHSGHGRELADLGIREFVNAKTVRISGAAGSAPPPKHAGE; encoded by the coding sequence ATGGCCATCGCCACCATCAGCCCCACCACGGGCAAGACGCTGCGCACGTTCGATGCGCTCTCCGCCGAGCAACTGGAGCGCAAGCTGCAACGGGCCGCGGACACGTTCCGCGCCTACCGCGAGACGTCCTTCGCCGACCGCGCCCGCTGGATGCGCCGCGCCGCCGAAATCCTCGAAGTCGAGGCCGACCGCTTCGGCCGCATGATGACGGAGGAGATGGGCAAGCCCCTCGAAGCCGCCAAGGCCGAGTCCATCAAGAGCGCCACCGCGTGCCGCTACTACGTCACCCGCGCGGAGAAGCTGCTGCGCGACACCCCCATCGACGTGGATGGCGACACCGCCTTCGTGCGCTACCAGCCCCTGGGGCCCGTGCTCGCCATCATGCCGTGGAACTTCCCCTTCTGGCAGGTCGTGCGCTTCGCCGCCCCCGCCCTCATGGCCGGCAACGTCGGCCTGCTCAAGCACGCCAGCAACGTGCCCCAGTGCGCCATCGCCCTGGAGGAGCTCTTCCGCACCGCCGGCTTCCCCGAAGGCGCCTTCCAATCCCTGTTCATCGAGACCTCGGACGTGAACCGCGTCATCGAGGATCCGCGCGTGAAGGCCGTCACCCTCACCGGCAGCGAGGGCGCGGGCCGCGCCGTGGGCGCCGCCGCGGGCCGCGCCATCAAGAAGGTCGTGCTGGAGCTGGGCGGCAGCGACCCGTTCATCGTCATGCCCAGCGCGGACCTGGACAAGGCCGTCCAGACCGCCGTGTCCGCGCGCCTCATCAACAACGGCCAGTCCTGCATCGCCGCCAAGCGCTTCATCGTCGCGGAGCCCATCGCCCAGCAGTTCGAACGCCGCTTCGTGGAGCGCATGAAGACCATGGTGGTCGGCGACCCCATGGACCCCAAGACGGACGTGGGGCCGCTCGCCACCCCCGGCATCCTGCAAGGCCTGCACGCCCAGGTGCGCGACAGCGTGAAGGCCGGCGCCCGGCTGCTCCTGGGCGGCGAGCCCCTGAGCGGCCCCGGCAACTTCTATCCCCCCACCGTGCTGGCCGACCCGCCCCCCAAGGCCCCCGCCTTCCATGACGAGCTGTTCGGCCCGGTGGCCACGCTCCTGCGCGCCCGCGACCTGGAGCACGCCGTGGAGCTGGCCAACGCGACCCCCTTCGGCCTGGGCGCCAGCGTCTGGACCCAGGACGCGAACGAGCAGCGCCGGTTCATCGACGGCATCGAGGCCGGCATGGTGTTCGTCAACGCGCTCGTCGCCTCCGACGCGCGCCTGCCCTTCGGCGGCGTGAAGCACTCCGGCCACGGCCGCGAGCTGGCGGACCTGGGCATCCGCGAGTTCGTCAACGCGAAGACCGTCCGCATCAGCGGCGCGGCCGGGAGCGCGCCGCCGCCGAAGCACGCGGGCGAATAA
- a CDS encoding SMI1/KNR4 family protein, with protein MAQPVWTTEGGPPLDARDVDAFEQRYKLALPLPHREFLLATNGGRPERDLFKLRGLPGNPVGRIHFFFGLNDPVESSNLDWNLQVFQDRLPPGLLPIATTEGADKLCLSVAGAEAGRVFYWDAHARTGTNSLHLLAEDFGAFMLALQSDALSPIVLKS; from the coding sequence ATGGCTCAGCCCGTGTGGACAACCGAGGGCGGGCCCCCGCTGGATGCGCGCGACGTCGATGCGTTCGAGCAGCGCTACAAACTCGCGCTCCCGCTTCCCCATCGGGAGTTCCTGCTGGCGACCAACGGCGGCCGGCCCGAGCGCGATCTCTTCAAGCTCCGGGGACTGCCCGGCAACCCGGTCGGCCGGATCCACTTCTTCTTCGGACTGAACGACCCCGTCGAGTCCAGCAACCTCGATTGGAACCTCCAGGTCTTCCAAGACCGCCTTCCGCCCGGGCTGCTCCCCATCGCAACAACGGAAGGCGCCGACAAGCTCTGCCTGTCGGTGGCCGGTGCTGAAGCAGGGCGGGTGTTCTACTGGGATGCGCATGCCCGGACAGGCACGAACAGCCTCCACCTCCTCGCGGAGGACTTCGGCGCCTTCATGCTGGCGCTCCAGTCGGATGCGCTGTCGCCCATCGTCCTGAAGTCCTGA
- a CDS encoding Imm10 family immunity protein: MRRFHADAVSADEMQDINTYAVVLAERHDGTGMRLEIQKALSFDEQDRANGMDTYCLCTESGACHYGGVTKWRVGENSIEVQLDEQASNALGVDGGFHVEVSGQYLPTLREVLQRLLGT; this comes from the coding sequence ATGCGGAGATTCCATGCAGATGCAGTCAGTGCCGATGAGATGCAGGATATCAACACATATGCAGTTGTTCTTGCGGAGCGGCACGACGGGACTGGCATGCGCCTTGAGATCCAGAAAGCCCTCTCGTTCGACGAGCAAGATCGAGCAAACGGAATGGATACCTACTGCCTGTGTACGGAGAGCGGGGCTTGTCACTATGGTGGCGTAACAAAGTGGAGGGTCGGTGAAAACTCAATCGAAGTCCAACTCGACGAACAGGCATCGAATGCGCTTGGCGTCGACGGTGGATTCCATGTGGAGGTTTCAGGGCAGTACCTGCCTACGCTCCGAGAGGTCCTTCAGCGGCTGCTAGGGACTTGA
- a CDS encoding polymorphic toxin-type HINT domain-containing protein: protein MARAARPAVLEGKDRVREEVGVTAEHPFGVEGQGWTEAQQLKSGDRVYTASGASARVVSIGTASDLTTVFNFEVEQAHTYFIGQVAAWVHNQSRIGFRSGRGPHVANVTVYRDGHVAHADTLTSGGMTAEGSALGFSLSAVATHTEARAARGIPLQSDDAIIIDDSHPSYLSCKGAINKATSESGATSRSLWEQKIWTTGGR, encoded by the coding sequence ATGGCCCGGGCAGCGCGACCCGCTGTACTGGAGGGGAAAGACAGAGTTCGTGAGGAAGTTGGCGTAACGGCGGAGCACCCATTCGGCGTCGAGGGCCAAGGCTGGACGGAGGCCCAGCAACTCAAGTCCGGCGACAGGGTCTACACTGCCTCGGGAGCGTCGGCGCGGGTGGTGTCTATCGGCACGGCTTCTGACCTGACGACGGTCTTCAACTTCGAGGTGGAGCAAGCCCATACCTACTTCATTGGGCAGGTGGCTGCGTGGGTTCACAACCAGTCGCGCATCGGGTTTCGCTCGGGCCGTGGTCCTCACGTCGCCAACGTGACGGTGTATCGAGATGGACACGTTGCGCATGCAGATACCCTGACCAGCGGAGGAATGACCGCAGAAGGATCTGCGCTCGGATTTTCTTTATCTGCCGTGGCTACACATACGGAGGCTCGTGCGGCACGCGGCATTCCGCTCCAGTCGGATGATGCGATAATTATTGATGACTCACATCCATCTTATCTGTCTTGCAAGGGGGCGATAAACAAGGCGACATCGGAGTCTGGAGCGACGAGCCGTTCCCTCTGGGAACAGAAAATCTGGACCACAGGAGGAAGATGA
- a CDS encoding ExbD/TolR family protein — protein sequence MGMAVGGRGGVKADINVTPLVDVVLVLLIIFMVVTPLSQQGQDVALPAAAQGEHHDTPPEPLVFSVTADKALYVGKDAIPDAARFQARVREELRTQPERRLLLKADETLTCGDVLGVLQQSRDAGARKVSLGVAVKKN from the coding sequence ATGGGCATGGCCGTGGGAGGCCGGGGCGGAGTGAAGGCGGACATCAACGTCACGCCCCTGGTGGACGTGGTGCTGGTGCTGCTCATCATCTTCATGGTCGTGACACCGCTGTCCCAGCAGGGCCAGGACGTCGCGCTGCCCGCCGCCGCGCAGGGTGAACACCACGACACCCCTCCTGAGCCGCTCGTCTTCTCCGTCACCGCGGACAAGGCGCTGTACGTCGGGAAGGACGCCATCCCGGACGCCGCGCGCTTCCAGGCCCGCGTGCGGGAGGAGCTGCGCACGCAGCCCGAACGCCGGCTCCTCCTCAAGGCGGATGAAACCCTGACGTGCGGTGACGTGCTCGGCGTCCTTCAACAGTCACGGGATGCGGGAGCGCGGAAGGTGTCCCTGGGCGTCGCGGTGAAGAAGAACTGA
- a CDS encoding ExbD/TolR family protein has protein sequence MHRLSRRPVVVKPQSGLQSDINVTPLVDVVLVLLIIFMVVTPLMRRELPLQLPTQDTAPADAPTSAEPAPGLVRLTAEGTLLLEGEPVSEADYVPRLRRFLEARPRGQRGLFFQPDARAPYARLVVALDGAKSAGAEALGLAVDSP, from the coding sequence ATGCACAGACTCTCCAGACGACCGGTCGTCGTGAAGCCCCAGTCCGGACTCCAGTCGGACATCAACGTCACGCCCCTGGTGGACGTGGTGCTGGTGCTGCTCATCATCTTCATGGTCGTCACGCCGCTGATGCGCCGGGAACTCCCGCTCCAGCTCCCCACCCAGGACACCGCCCCCGCGGACGCTCCGACGTCAGCGGAGCCCGCCCCCGGCCTCGTGCGCCTCACCGCGGAAGGAACGCTGCTCCTGGAGGGCGAGCCCGTGAGCGAAGCCGACTACGTGCCTCGGCTGCGCCGCTTCCTGGAGGCCCGCCCGCGCGGCCAGCGCGGCCTGTTCTTCCAGCCTGACGCCCGCGCCCCCTACGCGCGGCTGGTGGTGGCGCTCGACGGCGCGAAGTCCGCCGGCGCCGAGGCGCTGGGGCTCGCCGTGGACTCCCCCTGA
- a CDS encoding phosphatase PAP2 family protein: MARRPWRWLSGWDVMVTRPLALLLLVMACVLGFVALSDEVTEGETQDLDERIVRALRRPEDPALPRGPWWLAETARDVTSLGGAPVLSLITVAVCGFLLVARRYRTCLFVFTATVTGWLLNGLLKNVFNRPRPSVVPHLTETLSTSFPSGHAMLSAITYLTLGSLLAQFAEQRRVKVYLLTVALLLSILVGCTRVYLGVHYPTDVLGGWVAGLAWALFTTVAARGLRRRSPALREEAHRPVE; encoded by the coding sequence ATGGCGCGCAGGCCGTGGCGGTGGCTGTCGGGTTGGGACGTGATGGTGACGCGGCCGCTCGCGCTGCTGTTGCTCGTGATGGCGTGCGTCCTGGGCTTCGTCGCCCTGTCCGACGAAGTGACCGAGGGCGAGACCCAGGACCTCGACGAGCGCATCGTGCGCGCCCTGCGCCGCCCGGAGGACCCCGCGCTTCCCCGGGGCCCCTGGTGGCTCGCGGAGACCGCGCGCGACGTGACGTCGCTGGGCGGCGCGCCCGTGCTGTCGCTCATCACCGTGGCCGTGTGCGGCTTCCTGCTGGTGGCCCGCCGCTACCGCACGTGCCTGTTCGTCTTCACCGCGACCGTGACGGGGTGGCTGCTCAACGGCCTGCTCAAGAACGTCTTCAACCGCCCGCGCCCCTCCGTGGTGCCCCACCTCACCGAGACCCTGTCCACCAGCTTCCCCAGCGGCCACGCGATGCTGTCCGCCATCACCTACCTCACGCTGGGCTCGCTGCTGGCCCAGTTCGCTGAACAGCGGCGCGTGAAGGTCTACCTGCTCACCGTGGCCCTGCTCCTGTCCATCCTCGTGGGCTGCACCCGCGTCTACCTGGGCGTGCACTACCCCACGGACGTGCTGGGCGGCTGGGTGGCCGGCCTCGCCTGGGCCCTGTTCACCACCGTCGCCGCCCGGGGCCTGCGCCGCCGCAGCCCCGCGCTGCGCGAGGAGGCCCATCGCCCCGTGGAATGA
- a CDS encoding histone deacetylase family protein, translating into MIQAWLWRLGLGRGRVHVFYDESYRLPLSGIESSVGIEPRGTDFTTWYLLEAGVVRAADVRHPVPVSYAQLARVHDARYLESLSDPATLARIYATDPSEVPVDALLDSVRTVCGGTLGAARLALARQGPVVNMAGGFHHARPDRGGGFCTVNDIAVAVADLRAAGFDGSVAVLDLDAHPPDGTAACLAGQPKVWIGSVSGSDWGVLPVGVDETRVPDGCDDATYVQKVKEMLARMPHSDITFVIAGGDVLSGDRFGRVGITLQGARKRDVAIASALRGRASVWLPGGGYHAESWKLFAGTVLVLAGLGHQRITARYDPLSARFQRIAHLLDPETAHSPSATPGWEPLTLEDLEGPLRLGPEVQPRVLGHYTAQGIEYALFRYGLLSYVERLGYSRLRVEVSSTGGTGDRIKVLGHAGGREHLLSDAVLEKKVLQGETFLFANWLSLRHPRARFSDTRPQLPGQEVPGLGLSRETTEVLLAMAQRLGLAGVAFRPMWFHLAVVARGRFHFSTPERQGRFEALMRDLSALSLVEATHAVADGRVRLDGQPYPWEPDDMLCRLLPTPLDADAVARERERCHFTVAPASG; encoded by the coding sequence ATGATTCAAGCGTGGCTGTGGCGGCTGGGCCTGGGACGCGGCCGGGTGCACGTCTTCTACGACGAGTCCTACCGCCTGCCCCTCTCCGGCATCGAGTCCTCCGTGGGCATCGAGCCGCGCGGCACCGACTTCACCACCTGGTACCTGCTGGAGGCCGGCGTGGTGCGCGCCGCGGACGTCCGCCACCCCGTGCCGGTGTCCTACGCCCAGCTCGCGCGCGTGCACGACGCCCGCTACCTGGAGTCCCTCTCCGACCCCGCGACGCTCGCGCGCATCTACGCCACCGACCCGTCGGAGGTCCCCGTGGACGCGCTGCTCGACAGCGTGCGCACCGTGTGCGGCGGCACGCTGGGGGCGGCGCGGCTGGCGCTCGCGCGGCAGGGCCCCGTGGTCAACATGGCCGGCGGCTTCCACCACGCCCGGCCGGACCGGGGCGGCGGCTTCTGCACCGTCAATGACATCGCCGTCGCCGTCGCGGACCTGCGCGCCGCGGGCTTCGACGGCTCCGTGGCCGTGCTGGACCTGGACGCGCACCCGCCGGATGGCACCGCCGCGTGTCTCGCCGGACAGCCGAAGGTCTGGATCGGCTCCGTGTCCGGCAGCGACTGGGGCGTGCTCCCCGTCGGCGTGGACGAGACGCGCGTGCCGGATGGCTGCGACGACGCCACCTACGTGCAGAAGGTGAAGGAGATGCTGGCGCGCATGCCCCACTCCGACATCACCTTCGTCATCGCCGGCGGAGACGTGTTGTCCGGGGACCGCTTCGGCCGCGTGGGCATCACGCTCCAGGGCGCGCGCAAGCGCGACGTGGCCATCGCCTCGGCGCTGCGGGGACGGGCCAGCGTGTGGCTGCCCGGCGGCGGCTACCACGCCGAGTCCTGGAAGCTGTTCGCGGGCACGGTGCTGGTGCTCGCGGGCCTGGGCCACCAGCGCATCACCGCCCGGTATGATCCGCTGAGCGCGCGCTTCCAGCGCATCGCGCACCTGCTGGACCCGGAGACGGCGCACTCCCCGAGCGCGACCCCCGGCTGGGAACCGCTCACGCTGGAGGACCTGGAGGGCCCGCTGCGGCTGGGCCCGGAGGTGCAGCCGCGCGTGCTGGGCCACTACACCGCCCAGGGCATCGAGTACGCGCTCTTCCGCTACGGCCTGCTGTCGTACGTGGAGCGCCTGGGCTACAGCCGCCTGCGCGTGGAGGTGTCCTCCACCGGCGGCACCGGCGACCGCATCAAGGTGCTGGGCCACGCGGGCGGCCGTGAGCACCTGCTGTCGGACGCCGTGCTGGAGAAGAAGGTCCTCCAGGGGGAGACCTTCCTCTTCGCCAACTGGCTCTCCCTGCGCCACCCGCGCGCCCGCTTCAGCGACACGCGCCCGCAGCTGCCCGGACAGGAGGTGCCCGGCCTGGGCCTGTCTCGCGAGACCACGGAGGTGCTGCTCGCCATGGCCCAGCGCCTGGGGCTCGCGGGCGTGGCCTTCCGGCCCATGTGGTTCCACCTGGCCGTCGTCGCGCGGGGCCGCTTCCACTTCTCCACCCCGGAGCGCCAGGGCCGCTTCGAGGCGCTGATGCGCGACCTGTCCGCGCTCTCCCTCGTGGAGGCCACCCACGCCGTCGCCGATGGCCGCGTGCGCCTGGACGGCCAGCCGTACCCGTGGGAGCCGGACGACATGCTCTGCCGCCTGCTCCCCACGCCCCTGGACGCGGACGCCGTGGCGAGGGAGCGCGAGCGCTGCCACTTCACCGTGGCGCCCGCCTCCGGCTGA
- a CDS encoding acyltransferase, whose product MDLEARRREQHKLRLSWMPWLYFSLKPRHREWAEAWQREVQDRLRALETVDIAEGCFIAPEARIFAEPGRTVRIGPGCSIGADAFVHGPVVLGPRVSLNARVSLDGGACGIRIGEGSRVATGATLYAFDHGLAPDRPVRDQPVTSRGIVIGDDVWVGANAGITDGVTVGDHAVIAMGAVVTRDVPPWAIVGGVPARLLGDRRQRPRSGIPGGWEPPDSDGNP is encoded by the coding sequence GTGGACCTGGAAGCGCGACGCCGTGAACAACACAAGCTGCGGCTGTCGTGGATGCCGTGGCTCTACTTCAGCCTCAAGCCGCGTCACCGCGAGTGGGCGGAGGCCTGGCAGCGCGAGGTGCAGGACCGCCTGCGCGCGCTGGAGACCGTCGACATCGCGGAGGGATGTTTCATCGCCCCGGAGGCGCGCATCTTCGCGGAGCCCGGCCGCACCGTGCGCATCGGGCCCGGGTGCAGCATTGGCGCGGACGCCTTCGTGCACGGACCGGTGGTGCTGGGGCCGCGCGTGAGCCTCAACGCGCGCGTCAGCCTGGACGGCGGCGCGTGCGGCATCCGCATCGGCGAGGGCAGCCGCGTCGCCACCGGCGCCACCCTCTACGCCTTCGACCACGGCCTCGCGCCGGACCGCCCCGTGCGCGACCAGCCCGTCACGTCCAGGGGCATCGTGATCGGCGACGACGTCTGGGTGGGCGCCAACGCGGGCATCACCGACGGCGTCACCGTGGGCGACCACGCGGTGATTGCCATGGGCGCCGTCGTCACCCGCGACGTGCCCCCGTGGGCCATCGTCGGGGGCGTGCCTGCTCGCCTGCTCGGCGACCGTCGTCAACGCCCTCGTTCTGGAATCCCAGGGGGTTGGGAGCCCCCGGACTCCGATGGAAACCCCTGA